TCTGCACTTAGCATCAAGCAAGTCTTCCAGTATAGATTGTTTTGATATTACCTGGGATTCAGACATGCTGGGAGCCTCTCTTCCTTCTTGGAGGTGACGATGAGATTAATGTTAGTCCCTCTCCCAAGATGAAGTCCTGCCCCAAGAAGCATCACCTGCACAAGGGTTAGATCGGCCACCCTGTGTGTGTCTTGTGGTCGGAGTGTGTGTCAGGAAACCAGCCTTAGGTATAACTTTCCCTATCACTGTGAGTAGTGTGGGGTCAGCTTACAAAACTGTTTGCTTATACTCTTTTGAGATTTGAGCCTGCTTCTTTGAGGTCAGATGGGAATTTTCCAGAAGTTCATAGTCATCTTGCATGTTGGGGAGACTTTGTTTCATGTCCCCAGGAACCTTTTGGACCTGAATTCCAGTGCTGTTCAGAGAAACCCTCTGGCCCCGGTATGCTTGAGCCTGGCGTTTACAGATGCCAAACTTGCTGAGCAGCATAAATACATCTCTCTGGAAGGCCTTTGTGAAAATAGCATAGAGGAATGGATTGGCACAGGAATTAAGTGGATAGAAGAGAACCAGTAAGATTTTGGAGTTGGTAACAGTGATGAGAGGCTTGTTCATAAGTGCTGACAGAGCATAGAAGGAGATTGGGGCCATACATATGAAGTCAGTGAAGATCAACACAGCCATCCTTTTGGCAATTTTGGTGTCTTTGTCTCCTGGGTTGTACTGGGGATTTCGGACTGTGGTATAGATCTTTACATAACAAGAGCAGACGACGATAAAGGCTACTATGTTGAGCAAAAGAACAAGGATAATATATGCCAGTGCAAGAGGTGTCTCTGTGTCCATGGGAAGGCAGATGCTGACCTTGGCATAGCTGCTTATCCCCACCAAAGGGAGCAGGGCGAGCAGGAAGCAGCAGGCCCAGCCCCCGACCATGACGGCACATGCGTGTCTGAGGCGGATCTTCCGGTCCGGGCGCATGGCGAAGGTGATGGCATGCCAGCGTTCCAGGGTGATGACCGTCAGTGTGTACACCGACAGCTCGCTGGCGAAGACAGTGAAGAAACCAGCCGTGTTGCACCCAGGGCCTGTCTGCCAGTCAATGGCATAGTTGTAGTACTCAGAATGAGTGTAGAGGTCTACGGAAGCGATGAGGAGCAGATACAGCCCCATGCAGAAATCTGCAAAGGCCAAGTTGCACATGAGAAAGCGAGGGACAGTCAGTTTGTAGTGGCTGGTGAGGAGGATGACCAGGACAAACACATTGCCCAGCAGAGCCAGCAGACTAACAAACCACACCACTATTCTCAGGAACTTATAGCCCATTATGTCTTCACAGGGGTTGAACTCATCCGACTTGGGGGTACACACCATGTCTTCATTGCCCCCACACACAGTGTAGTCA
This is a stretch of genomic DNA from Manis javanica isolate MJ-LG chromosome 8, MJ_LKY, whole genome shotgun sequence. It encodes these proteins:
- the LOC140850717 gene encoding thyrotropin receptor-like, which gives rise to MLFFSLLHLNWLQMTNKSQCHWKTLGEGSTIGNDARDMGLSRSCRTLKNHVDHIKVCILHILLSAVGTISGFSASSNLLLLPCRILESLMCNESSIRSLRQRKSVNALNSPFYQAYEEDPDDSRAGYKEASKFQDTRSDSHYYIFFEEQEDEIIGFGQKLKNLQEETLQAFDSHYDYTVCGGNEDMVCTPKSDEFNPCEDIMGYKFLRIVVWFVSLLALLGNVFVLVILLTSHYKLTVPRFLMCNLAFADFCMGLYLLLIASVDLYTHSEYYNYAIDWQTGPGCNTAGFFTVFASELSVYTLTVITLERWHAITFAMRPDRKIRLRHACAVMVGGWACCFLLALLPLVGISSYAKVSICLPMDTETPLALAYIILVLLLNIVAFIVVCSCYVKIYTTVRNPQYNPGDKDTKIAKRMAVLIFTDFICMAPISFYALSALMNKPLITVTNSKILLVLFYPLNSCANPFLYAIFTKAFQRDVFMLLSKFGICKRQAQAYRGQRVSLNSTGIQVQKVPGDMKQSLPNMQDDYELLENSHLTSKKQAQISKEYKQTVL